The following coding sequences lie in one Synechococcus sp. CC9902 genomic window:
- a CDS encoding thioredoxin domain-containing protein — translation MTGSPQPMPLGRLQQVVLVVIAVALAIGLLFMRGGIQSETPMEQLARRSVEPEVALTNGKPTMIEFYADWCQVCREMAPAMLELERSTQNRLDVVLVNVDNPRWQDLVNRYEVNGIPQLNLFSADGQPRGKSIGLRKPEELQAISAALMNDQPLPQLRGVGSVSSLEGENTFQASVVQTGPRSHS, via the coding sequence ATGACCGGTAGCCCTCAGCCCATGCCGCTGGGCCGGCTTCAGCAGGTTGTCCTCGTGGTGATCGCAGTCGCACTGGCCATTGGACTTCTATTCATGCGGGGAGGAATCCAAAGTGAAACCCCGATGGAACAACTTGCCCGACGCTCGGTTGAACCGGAGGTTGCTCTCACCAACGGCAAACCAACGATGATCGAGTTCTACGCCGATTGGTGCCAAGTGTGTCGGGAGATGGCCCCAGCGATGCTGGAGCTTGAGCGATCGACGCAAAACCGTCTTGACGTTGTTTTGGTGAATGTTGATAACCCCCGTTGGCAAGACCTGGTGAATCGCTACGAAGTGAATGGGATACCGCAACTCAATTTGTTTTCGGCAGACGGCCAACCCCGCGGCAAATCGATTGGCCTACGAAAACCAGAGGAACTACAAGCCATCAGTGCAGCACTGATGAATGATCAACCGCTACCGCAACTTCGAGGCGTGGGAAGCGTCAGCAGCCTCGAAGGTGAGAACACATTTCAAGCATCGGTGGTGCAAACCGGTCCTCGAAGCCACAGCTGA
- a CDS encoding lytic transglycosylase domain-containing protein, translated as MNAGPRLGTLLLLGTTALSGFAAWGGQRLLVHRHQPLTPDQSAAQLWTTYRWAIDPQQRREAALLMAAQTGSFDALQSQAWGTNPLGAVALEQEAETATRRGDQSHARKLWHDLLKRFPYAAASASARHVLGDQNPALHQDLLKQQPSHPAALSVAASMDPNPNTGHQGAIHLARWGARWPGAFKRISQACNDTSSIAPATKDRDVLARGLASLGDGPGALECLQRQQPGATSQRSSDPSTQLAIGRALLRGGQTEEGTELLLSLTRDHPQASASIEAARLLSEPLRPSREVLDAIPVSVKKRSAALAAARVRLANGEGAGEVLQQWPDDPDVWQLQWDLAREALLAENWDRAKTILTREPSSQALPDPLETRRLYWLGWSEAQLGNQDRSRAIWQLLTSQFPPGYYHWLASEALGDAEPLNLTKASTPRPSQEMSWAPLNSDKSFVNTLWRLGLERQAWETWRSGIDPSTPQPKPEQLVEGRLRLAVGDSWMALDQLRWLNLRWRSANCRARIDLQHSQHPRIFEEVLRPAANSQKLPLELLFAVSKQESRFASGVTSTAGAIGLMQLMPATARELAGAQLTEDEIREPKQNAELGATYLRQLLQQWQGDPFRSIASYNAGPGAVGSWSTQDLNDAPALWVERIPYPETRYYTKKVLDNLFGYLGRDKVFCKPTLGGVGQQMTQTNAREHNEGHQEHRR; from the coding sequence TTGAACGCAGGCCCCCGACTTGGGACCCTTCTCCTGCTGGGGACCACAGCCCTGAGTGGCTTCGCCGCCTGGGGTGGGCAGCGGCTTCTCGTGCATAGGCATCAGCCCTTAACGCCGGATCAATCTGCAGCGCAACTTTGGACGACCTACCGCTGGGCGATTGATCCCCAACAGCGCCGCGAAGCCGCGCTGTTGATGGCTGCTCAAACGGGTTCATTCGACGCCTTACAAAGCCAGGCTTGGGGAACGAATCCACTGGGAGCGGTGGCCTTAGAACAAGAGGCGGAGACGGCCACCAGACGGGGAGATCAAAGCCACGCCCGCAAGCTTTGGCACGATCTGCTCAAACGTTTCCCATACGCAGCTGCATCCGCATCGGCCCGCCACGTTCTCGGGGACCAAAACCCAGCACTGCATCAAGACTTACTGAAGCAACAGCCGAGCCATCCAGCGGCGTTGAGTGTGGCGGCATCCATGGATCCAAATCCAAACACGGGCCATCAGGGAGCGATTCACCTCGCCCGCTGGGGAGCACGTTGGCCAGGTGCGTTCAAGCGCATCAGCCAGGCATGCAACGACACCAGTTCGATCGCTCCAGCAACCAAGGATCGCGACGTACTGGCTCGGGGCCTAGCCAGCCTGGGGGATGGCCCAGGAGCACTGGAGTGCCTTCAACGCCAACAACCTGGGGCAACGTCCCAACGTTCCAGTGATCCCTCCACGCAACTCGCGATTGGACGAGCCTTACTTCGAGGCGGACAGACCGAAGAAGGCACGGAACTGCTTTTGAGCCTCACCCGTGATCACCCACAGGCTTCGGCCAGCATTGAGGCTGCTCGCCTGCTGAGCGAACCCTTGCGACCCTCGAGGGAGGTGCTCGATGCCATTCCGGTATCTGTCAAAAAGCGTTCCGCCGCCCTAGCGGCAGCCCGCGTTCGGCTGGCCAACGGTGAAGGTGCGGGGGAGGTTCTGCAGCAATGGCCGGATGATCCAGACGTTTGGCAACTGCAATGGGACCTCGCCAGAGAAGCCCTGCTGGCGGAGAACTGGGACCGGGCCAAAACCATCCTGACCCGTGAGCCAAGCTCACAAGCCTTGCCCGATCCGCTGGAAACTCGACGGCTGTACTGGCTTGGCTGGAGCGAAGCACAACTGGGGAATCAAGACCGGAGCAGAGCGATCTGGCAGCTGCTGACCAGCCAATTCCCCCCTGGCTATTACCACTGGCTTGCAAGCGAAGCGCTTGGAGATGCCGAACCCCTCAACCTGACCAAAGCCTCAACGCCAAGGCCATCACAGGAGATGTCCTGGGCCCCCTTGAACAGTGACAAGTCCTTCGTCAATACGCTCTGGCGTCTTGGGCTCGAGCGCCAAGCCTGGGAGACCTGGCGCAGCGGGATTGATCCCAGCACACCACAACCCAAGCCAGAACAATTGGTCGAAGGCAGGCTTCGCTTGGCCGTTGGAGACAGCTGGATGGCTCTCGATCAATTGCGGTGGCTCAACCTGCGCTGGCGGTCAGCCAACTGCCGTGCACGAATCGACCTTCAACACAGCCAACACCCGCGCATCTTTGAAGAGGTCCTCCGTCCAGCAGCGAACTCCCAAAAACTGCCTCTCGAGCTGCTCTTCGCCGTCAGCAAACAAGAATCTCGATTCGCATCAGGCGTGACCTCCACTGCGGGAGCGATTGGCCTCATGCAATTAATGCCAGCCACCGCCAGAGAACTCGCGGGAGCTCAGCTGACAGAGGACGAAATCAGAGAGCCGAAGCAAAACGCCGAACTGGGTGCGACCTACCTACGGCAACTACTTCAGCAATGGCAAGGAGATCCCTTTCGCAGCATCGCTAGCTACAACGCTGGCCCCGGAGCTGTGGGGTCATGGTCGACTCAAGATCTCAACGATGCACCTGCCCTATGGGTGGAGCGCATTCCCTATCCGGAAACGCGCTACTACACCAAAAAAGTTCTCGACAATTTGTTTGGCTACTTAGGTAGGGACAAGGTTTTTTGCAAACCAACCCTGGGCGGGGTTGGGCAACAAATGACCCAGACCAATGCCCGTGAACACAATGAAGGCCATCAAGAACATCGACGTTGA
- the glmM gene encoding phosphoglucosamine mutase: protein MVQAAFSPVGPTLGDAIPGFGTDGIRGRVGSVVTPALCLQVGYWVGRVLAVEGPVLIGMDSRTSGSMVASALTAGLTAAGREVWNLGLCPTPAVPLLIRKFGAAGGLMVSASHNPPADNGIKVFGANGAKLAPERQARIEAGLRGEIDHSDHDHSLCAGLRQSSDLMADYRELLLSAVGSHRLDGVPIVLDLCWGSATACAADAFQALGADLTVLHGEPDGSRINVGCGSTALGPLQEAVKERGAVMGFAFDGDADRMLAVDGRGRIVDGDHVMFLWGSVLQEQQALPDQRLVATVMSNLGFQRAWEQRGGILERTPVGDQHVHAAMVASGAALGGEQSGHILAASHGLCGDGVLTALQLSTLCHAKGITLGDWLDRSFQPFPQKLVNVTVPSQARRKAWSSCEPLVAAIRSAEETMGSDGRVLVRASGTEPLVRVMVEAADASLVDHWADHLASVVDQSLNAA from the coding sequence ATGGTTCAAGCGGCGTTTTCTCCTGTTGGTCCGACCCTTGGGGATGCCATCCCTGGTTTTGGCACTGATGGCATTCGTGGTCGCGTGGGCAGCGTCGTGACACCAGCCCTTTGTTTGCAAGTGGGTTACTGGGTTGGACGGGTGTTGGCCGTCGAAGGGCCTGTCTTGATTGGGATGGATTCGCGCACCAGCGGCAGCATGGTTGCATCAGCGTTAACCGCTGGACTTACCGCCGCTGGGCGTGAGGTTTGGAATCTGGGCTTGTGTCCCACCCCAGCCGTTCCGTTGTTGATCCGAAAGTTCGGCGCAGCAGGCGGCCTGATGGTTTCGGCGAGCCACAATCCACCAGCGGACAATGGCATCAAGGTTTTTGGTGCGAATGGGGCGAAGTTGGCCCCTGAGCGGCAGGCACGGATCGAGGCTGGGCTCCGTGGTGAGATCGACCATTCCGACCATGACCACTCACTTTGTGCAGGATTGCGGCAAAGCTCCGACCTCATGGCGGATTATCGAGAGTTGCTCCTCTCCGCTGTTGGGAGCCATCGCCTCGATGGGGTCCCGATCGTCTTGGATCTCTGTTGGGGGTCTGCCACAGCTTGTGCGGCGGATGCATTTCAAGCTCTTGGCGCGGATCTGACTGTTTTGCATGGTGAGCCCGATGGCTCCCGCATCAATGTGGGCTGTGGCTCAACAGCCCTAGGTCCGTTGCAAGAAGCCGTGAAAGAGCGAGGCGCTGTGATGGGTTTTGCCTTTGATGGCGATGCGGATCGGATGTTGGCCGTGGATGGTCGGGGTCGGATCGTGGATGGTGATCACGTGATGTTCCTCTGGGGATCGGTTCTTCAGGAACAACAAGCTCTTCCGGATCAACGGCTTGTTGCAACCGTGATGTCGAACCTCGGCTTTCAGCGCGCTTGGGAACAGCGGGGCGGCATCCTCGAGCGCACCCCCGTTGGAGATCAACATGTCCATGCCGCGATGGTGGCGAGTGGAGCAGCCCTTGGCGGAGAGCAATCGGGTCACATCCTTGCGGCATCCCATGGCTTGTGTGGGGATGGGGTGCTCACTGCCTTGCAGCTCTCCACGTTGTGTCATGCCAAGGGAATCACCCTGGGTGATTGGTTGGATCGCAGTTTTCAGCCCTTCCCGCAGAAGTTGGTGAATGTCACGGTGCCAAGTCAAGCTCGCCGCAAGGCGTGGTCGAGTTGTGAGCCGTTAGTGGCTGCGATCAGGTCTGCTGAGGAAACCATGGGCTCAGATGGTCGTGTTCTGGTTCGAGCGAGTGGCACGGAGCCCTTGGTGCGAGTGATGGTCGAGGCTGCTGATGCTTCCCTTGTCGATCACTGGGCTGACCACCTGGCATCCGTGGTTGATCAATCCCTCAACGCTGCTTAA
- a CDS encoding BadF/BadG/BcrA/BcrD ATPase family protein: MLLAGFDAGQTSTRCRIGRWQDGRWEPVGDGYGPGVCHLASAGGVDRFQDAIRVSSAEAMNVHPDLTLDGAVMGASGIEQGSIVQEQATDLLARTLALPTAQVLATGDERTALRGAFPNHAGIVVISGTGMICLGRNDQGVEHRCGGWGWLLDGAGSAFDIGHQGLQLTLQMADSRRPDHPLRNQIWTALDCTTSADVKARVVQPNFGAADFAALAPFVAAAAVQDLAEAHCILERSALALATSIRMVAVKLQLDRPNLVGHGGALEHLDGFSSLVKTAVETVLPSSRWMPAAGDACHGALVMAQERIVKQR; this comes from the coding sequence ATGCTGCTCGCAGGATTTGACGCCGGACAGACCAGTACGCGTTGCCGCATCGGTCGATGGCAAGACGGTCGATGGGAGCCGGTCGGTGATGGGTATGGCCCGGGTGTTTGTCACCTGGCATCAGCCGGAGGTGTGGACCGTTTCCAGGACGCCATCCGCGTTAGTAGCGCAGAAGCAATGAACGTCCACCCGGACTTAACCCTCGATGGCGCTGTGATGGGCGCTAGCGGCATCGAGCAAGGATCCATCGTCCAAGAGCAAGCAACGGATCTACTCGCCAGAACCCTGGCCCTGCCAACGGCTCAGGTGCTGGCCACCGGTGATGAACGGACGGCTCTACGCGGAGCTTTTCCAAACCATGCCGGCATCGTTGTGATCAGTGGCACAGGAATGATCTGCTTAGGGCGAAACGATCAAGGTGTGGAGCATCGCTGCGGGGGGTGGGGCTGGCTCTTGGATGGGGCTGGCTCCGCTTTTGATATTGGTCATCAGGGTCTGCAACTGACCCTTCAAATGGCAGATAGCAGGAGACCCGACCATCCCTTGCGCAACCAAATCTGGACAGCCCTCGATTGCACAACCAGCGCAGACGTGAAAGCCAGAGTGGTTCAGCCAAACTTTGGGGCTGCAGATTTTGCAGCACTGGCACCTTTTGTCGCCGCAGCTGCAGTGCAAGACCTGGCTGAAGCCCACTGCATTCTTGAGCGGTCAGCCCTGGCCTTAGCAACGTCCATCCGCATGGTGGCTGTGAAGCTCCAACTCGATCGTCCAAATCTGGTGGGCCATGGTGGAGCTCTCGAGCATCTCGATGGCTTCAGCAGTTTGGTCAAAACAGCCGTAGAAACCGTTCTCCCATCAAGCCGATGGATGCCGGCCGCAGGAGATGCCTGTCACGGCGCCTTGGTGATGGCCCAAGAACGCATCGTTAAGCAGCGTTGA
- the thyX gene encoding FAD-dependent thymidylate synthase produces MDPRFRVDLIAATPNPQQCVYVGMHQDYSEGFVAADREQWPDETKAGEVCVKRLLAGERGHYGPMEHAQIVLNVGWFPHSVMQQARTHRVGVSFDVQSMRYTGERICRAAAGELDLEEVFYLRPVGQYSNRQGKKYAYSQAERDKDLHHCKISADRYQELLEAGFAEEHARGILPFDYRQHFVVSFTLRAFLHFMDLRAKLDAQQEIRELCDLMWPHLQAWTPEFAAWYEKTRLHKARLAP; encoded by the coding sequence ATGGATCCCCGCTTCCGGGTCGACCTCATCGCGGCAACCCCAAATCCCCAACAGTGCGTCTACGTGGGGATGCACCAGGACTACAGCGAGGGTTTTGTTGCAGCCGACCGCGAACAATGGCCCGACGAAACCAAAGCGGGCGAAGTCTGCGTCAAGCGTCTGCTGGCTGGGGAGCGAGGCCACTACGGCCCCATGGAACATGCCCAGATCGTTTTAAACGTGGGCTGGTTTCCTCATTCAGTGATGCAACAGGCGCGGACCCACCGGGTGGGTGTGAGCTTTGATGTGCAGTCGATGCGATACACCGGCGAACGCATCTGCAGGGCTGCAGCTGGTGAACTCGACCTTGAGGAGGTGTTCTATTTGCGCCCGGTGGGGCAATACAGCAACCGCCAAGGCAAGAAATATGCATACAGCCAAGCTGAACGGGATAAAGATCTCCATCACTGCAAAATCAGCGCTGATCGATACCAAGAATTACTCGAAGCAGGCTTCGCAGAAGAACATGCACGCGGGATTCTTCCTTTCGATTATCGACAGCATTTTGTGGTGAGCTTCACGCTCAGAGCTTTCCTACATTTCATGGATCTAAGGGCCAAACTCGATGCCCAACAGGAAATCCGCGAGCTTTGTGATCTGATGTGGCCCCATCTCCAAGCCTGGACGCCAGAATTTGCCGCTTGGTATGAAAAAACAAGGCTGCACAAAGCCCGTCTCGCTCCATAA
- a CDS encoding FIST signal transduction protein, protein MPTFSPFSWLQGASPAPQCRTGLSCKPSLDEAVRDVVNQVGRRGEADLALVFVSTGYASDLPRLLPMLQNGLRAKHWFGCAGGGVVGTNADGNASELEQGPALSVTLMCLPGADIQTSVLSTDQLPDLDGASIDWQDWVGIRPDASRSQIVLIDPSCRGINDLISGLDYAYPEAEKIGGIAAPHNAPHGSLLVDQNVVTGAAVCSIGGDWLFDTVVAQGCRPIGPVFAIEQVQRNVLLELNDGTTTSSPVACLQRVLADLSEPERELVRHSLFLGIERRNLQLPTAGVQPKDSAFLIRNLIGVDPNNGAVAVAERVRAGQNVQFHLREAEASRQEALALLNQHLGEVEEPIRFGLLMACLGRGQGLFGSPDGDVNLGRSVMPDLPVAGAFCNGEIGPVAGTTHLHGYTACWGLLRYAPISGSSNQ, encoded by the coding sequence ATGCCGACGTTCTCTCCCTTCAGCTGGTTGCAGGGCGCTTCCCCAGCGCCCCAATGCCGCACTGGCTTGTCATGCAAACCATCCCTCGATGAGGCGGTTCGTGATGTGGTGAATCAGGTGGGTCGCCGTGGCGAGGCGGATCTAGCCCTCGTCTTCGTTTCAACTGGCTACGCCAGCGACTTGCCCCGTTTGCTGCCGATGCTCCAAAACGGCCTACGTGCCAAACACTGGTTTGGATGTGCAGGCGGAGGTGTGGTCGGAACCAACGCGGATGGCAATGCCTCCGAGCTTGAACAGGGGCCGGCCCTCAGCGTGACGCTGATGTGTCTCCCAGGTGCTGACATTCAAACCAGCGTTCTCAGTACCGATCAATTACCAGACCTGGATGGAGCCTCCATCGACTGGCAGGACTGGGTGGGCATTCGTCCCGATGCAAGCCGCAGCCAAATCGTTCTGATCGATCCCAGCTGCCGAGGCATCAACGACCTGATCAGTGGTTTGGATTACGCCTACCCAGAAGCAGAAAAGATCGGTGGCATCGCAGCTCCCCATAACGCGCCCCATGGCTCGCTTCTAGTCGACCAAAACGTGGTGACGGGTGCAGCGGTCTGCTCAATCGGCGGCGACTGGTTGTTCGACACCGTGGTCGCCCAAGGATGTCGTCCGATTGGGCCAGTCTTCGCCATCGAACAGGTTCAACGCAATGTTCTGCTCGAGCTCAACGACGGGACCACAACGTCGAGTCCAGTGGCCTGTCTGCAACGAGTTCTTGCCGACCTGAGCGAACCGGAACGGGAGTTGGTGCGGCACTCGCTCTTTCTTGGCATTGAGCGCCGCAACCTCCAACTACCAACCGCAGGCGTTCAACCCAAAGACAGCGCGTTTTTGATTCGCAACTTGATTGGTGTCGACCCCAACAATGGAGCCGTGGCTGTAGCCGAACGGGTGCGGGCTGGCCAGAACGTTCAGTTTCATTTGCGGGAAGCCGAAGCCTCCCGTCAAGAGGCCCTTGCGCTGCTCAACCAACACTTGGGTGAGGTAGAGGAACCGATCAGGTTCGGACTGCTGATGGCTTGCCTCGGCCGCGGCCAAGGACTGTTCGGCTCCCCGGACGGTGATGTGAACCTGGGCCGCAGCGTGATGCCTGACTTACCCGTAGCTGGTGCCTTCTGCAACGGTGAGATCGGCCCCGTGGCGGGAACCACCCATTTGCATGGCTACACCGCCTGCTGGGGGCTGCTTCGTTATGCCCCCATCTCAGGCTCGAGCAACCAATAG
- the dcd gene encoding dCTP deaminase — protein sequence MLKCDRWITEQAGQGMLEPFQSGLVRHLDPDKRESPVLSFGCSSYGYDLRLSPQEFLIFRHVPGTVMNPKRFNPANLEPTPLHEDEDGRYFILPAHSYGLGVALEKMKVPPNITVICLGKSTYARLGIIVNTTPAEAGWEGHLTLEFSNSSGADCRIYADEGICQLLFFEGEPCSTTYSDRQGKYQHQPERVTLAKV from the coding sequence ATGCTCAAGTGTGATCGTTGGATTACGGAACAAGCCGGGCAGGGCATGCTCGAGCCATTCCAGTCGGGGCTGGTTCGCCACCTTGATCCCGATAAGCGCGAAAGCCCTGTGCTCAGTTTTGGGTGTTCGTCCTATGGCTATGACCTTCGGCTGTCGCCGCAAGAGTTTTTGATTTTTAGGCACGTACCTGGCACGGTGATGAATCCGAAACGGTTCAATCCAGCCAACCTTGAACCCACACCGTTGCATGAAGATGAAGACGGTCGTTATTTCATTCTTCCGGCCCATTCCTATGGCCTCGGTGTGGCTTTAGAGAAGATGAAAGTTCCTCCCAATATCACAGTTATTTGTCTTGGAAAAAGTACTTATGCTCGGCTCGGAATTATCGTGAACACCACGCCTGCAGAGGCGGGTTGGGAAGGTCACCTCACCCTTGAATTCAGCAATAGTTCAGGGGCTGATTGCCGTATTTATGCAGATGAGGGCATCTGTCAGTTGCTATTTTTTGAAGGCGAGCCTTGTTCTACTACCTACAGCGATCGTCAAGGAAAATATCAACATCAGCCTGAACGTGTCACCTTAGCCAAGGTGTAA
- a CDS encoding DUF3177 family protein, producing the protein MAPTSNPSVNELSYRALVWLTYRLAATFAVGLPFVLLVWSAWRRDAMVLRLLGLYWKVASLMGISVLLLVDERPLGYLTAVVAPVLMVVSVWFWVDLNEELADQPAWKALPLTVRLWRWALSGFGVISVAMTTTGLSCLQGGQTTNCLAWLEAPQGLHGLAATVFDFIFGGQWTEAFAAFVGYVALVAYLAGLLQWLLIRLPRYGRVAGDF; encoded by the coding sequence ATGGCGCCAACTTCAAACCCATCTGTGAACGAGCTGTCTTACCGCGCATTGGTGTGGCTGACTTACCGGCTGGCTGCCACGTTTGCGGTGGGTTTGCCCTTCGTTTTGTTGGTTTGGTCTGCATGGCGGCGCGATGCCATGGTTTTGCGTTTGCTTGGCCTGTACTGGAAAGTGGCCAGCTTGATGGGAATCAGTGTGCTGCTGCTGGTGGACGAGCGACCGCTCGGATATCTCACGGCAGTTGTGGCTCCAGTGCTGATGGTGGTGAGTGTGTGGTTCTGGGTGGATCTCAATGAAGAACTTGCTGATCAGCCGGCGTGGAAAGCTCTACCGCTCACTGTTCGCTTGTGGCGCTGGGCGTTGAGTGGCTTTGGTGTCATCAGCGTGGCGATGACCACCACGGGCCTCAGCTGTCTTCAAGGGGGGCAAACGACCAACTGTTTGGCATGGCTTGAGGCGCCTCAGGGTTTGCACGGTCTCGCGGCAACGGTGTTTGATTTCATTTTTGGCGGGCAGTGGACTGAAGCCTTTGCTGCTTTTGTGGGCTATGTGGCGTTGGTGGCTTACTTGGCTGGCTTGCTGCAGTGGCTGTTGATCCGTCTACCGCGCTATGGACGCGTAGCAGGGGATTTTTGA
- a CDS encoding IctB family putative bicarbonate transporter, which produces MPATDVSSHLLPLLLRWQGLLKAGPSTLHRLEPLAGCILFVLLGGLPFFTRSGLALLLLSSGLLWVLWSLATPAAAIDKITMWLLIILGVAVLATGFSAVPIAATKGLLKLLSYLGVYALTHKLLIHHQKWWDRLLAGLLCGGLLSSVLALRQLYASTEELARWADPNSMSAGTIRIYGPLGNPNLLAGYLLPLLPFAAIALLRWKGFGCRLFAGVTLVLTTVATMFTYSRGGWLGLIAGLSVVVLLLLVRSTQTWPLIWRRLLPPTVLLLGVVVLVVAATQFEPIRTRISSLLAGRGDSSNNFRINVWFAAAEMVRDHPWLGIGPGNAAFNSIYPLYQQPKFNALSAYSVPLEILVEMGIPGLIACFGLLNAAVRKGLASLHLDRPEALAGIACLAAISGMLVQGITDTIFFRPEVQLTGWFALATLSSQGGQSKEA; this is translated from the coding sequence ATGCCCGCAACGGATGTGTCCAGTCACTTGCTACCACTTCTGTTGCGCTGGCAGGGCCTCCTGAAGGCAGGCCCTTCAACTCTGCACAGATTGGAGCCACTAGCAGGCTGCATTTTGTTCGTTCTGCTCGGCGGTCTCCCGTTCTTCACGCGTTCGGGGCTCGCACTTTTGTTGTTGAGCAGCGGCCTTCTCTGGGTGCTTTGGAGCCTCGCCACGCCGGCCGCTGCGATCGACAAAATCACTATGTGGCTCCTGATCATTTTGGGAGTGGCCGTTCTGGCCACAGGGTTTTCAGCTGTACCGATCGCAGCGACAAAAGGACTGTTGAAACTCCTGAGCTACCTCGGGGTTTATGCCTTAACCCACAAGCTGCTGATCCATCATCAGAAGTGGTGGGACCGCCTCCTGGCTGGCTTGCTCTGCGGTGGACTCCTCAGCAGTGTTCTTGCTCTCAGGCAGCTCTATGCCAGCACTGAAGAACTGGCGCGTTGGGCTGATCCGAACTCCATGAGTGCCGGCACTATCCGGATCTACGGACCACTTGGCAACCCAAATCTGCTGGCCGGCTACTTGCTGCCCTTGCTGCCGTTCGCGGCTATTGCCCTCTTGCGCTGGAAAGGGTTTGGTTGCCGGCTCTTTGCAGGTGTCACCTTGGTGCTCACCACCGTGGCCACAATGTTCACCTACAGCCGCGGAGGGTGGTTAGGGCTCATCGCAGGCCTTTCCGTTGTTGTGCTTTTGCTCTTGGTGCGCAGCACACAAACATGGCCGTTGATCTGGCGACGGTTACTCCCGCCAACCGTTCTGCTCCTCGGTGTTGTTGTGCTTGTTGTCGCCGCCACTCAATTCGAGCCCATCCGCACAAGAATCAGCAGTCTTCTGGCTGGTCGGGGGGACAGCTCCAACAATTTCCGCATCAACGTTTGGTTCGCTGCTGCTGAGATGGTGCGCGACCATCCCTGGCTGGGCATCGGTCCTGGCAATGCCGCTTTTAACAGTATTTATCCGCTGTATCAGCAGCCCAAGTTCAACGCTCTCAGCGCCTATTCAGTACCCCTAGAAATCCTGGTAGAGATGGGAATCCCAGGCCTAATCGCCTGCTTTGGGCTTCTCAATGCTGCGGTACGCAAAGGCTTGGCCAGCCTTCACCTTGATCGACCAGAAGCCCTTGCCGGCATCGCATGCCTAGCTGCCATTAGTGGAATGTTGGTGCAAGGCATCACCGACACGATCTTCTTTCGTCCAGAAGTCCAACTCACTGGCTGGTTTGCCCTGGCGACCCTATCCAGCCAGGGCGGACAGTCCAAGGAGGCGTAA
- the trmB gene encoding tRNA (guanosine(46)-N7)-methyltransferase TrmB has protein sequence MRQHVNPLSRSFQLPLRLPPPSELFTHPEHPIHLDIGCARGRCILDLADRHPNWNHIGVEIRRPLVIPADREALESPHGNVRVLFCNANISLEGWMETLPKDRLQRVSIQFPDPWFKRRHRKRRVLQPRLLMAIASALQPGKDFFIQSDVREVIDPMVALTELSGCFDRPENDAHPWRRTNPLTVPTERERYVMDQQLPVYRVLFRRNHTHQPPIEEFEQHWQEIDNPGNAPTPDA, from the coding sequence TTGCGACAGCACGTCAATCCCCTCAGTCGTTCTTTTCAGCTACCCCTGCGGTTGCCCCCACCCAGCGAACTTTTCACTCACCCTGAGCACCCCATCCATCTCGACATCGGTTGCGCACGGGGCCGCTGCATTCTCGACTTGGCCGACCGCCATCCGAATTGGAACCACATCGGGGTTGAAATTCGTCGCCCCTTGGTGATCCCTGCCGATCGCGAAGCACTTGAGAGCCCCCACGGGAACGTTCGGGTGTTGTTTTGCAACGCCAACATCAGCCTGGAAGGGTGGATGGAAACGCTGCCCAAAGATCGTCTGCAACGGGTCTCCATTCAGTTTCCAGACCCTTGGTTCAAGCGACGCCATCGCAAACGGCGGGTCTTACAACCCCGCCTTCTCATGGCAATCGCCTCGGCCCTTCAGCCCGGAAAAGACTTTTTTATTCAGAGTGATGTGCGGGAGGTGATTGATCCGATGGTGGCCCTCACAGAACTGTCTGGTTGTTTCGACCGCCCTGAAAATGATGCGCACCCCTGGCGCAGAACGAACCCCTTAACGGTGCCAACCGAGCGAGAGCGTTATGTGATGGATCAGCAGCTTCCTGTGTATCGAGTGCTCTTTCGTCGCAACCACACCCATCAACCTCCAATCGAAGAGTTTGAGCAGCACTGGCAGGAGATCGATAATCCAGGCAATGCTCCAACGCCAGACGCCTGA